The Sinorhizobium chiapasense sequence CCAGCTCCTCCCATCGATCTTCCGTTATCCGCACCAGCGGTCCAGCAACCGATATGGTCCCGGCGACCTGAGCATCGCTGTCGGCGCTGGCACGAAAAGGAACCGCAATTGCCGCAGTACCGGCTTCGGCCTCTTCCAATGACGTTGCAAATCCTCGCTCGCGCGTTTCTGAAAGCCGAACCCTGAGCTCGTCGACATTGCGCGCGCTGTTCGGTCCAAGCCTTCGACGTCCGCCAAAACCCCGCGAATAAGCAATTGACAGCGCTTCTTCCTCCGGCAAAGTTGCAAGCCAAGCTTTTCCGTTGGCGGTCGCGTGCAGAATTATCTCCTGGCCCATGTCAGGATCGTACTTAAGGCCGTTCACGGCACCTTGCGCCCGCGCGACCCAAACGAGATCCTGACCTTCGAGTATGGCCAATCGACAATACTCTCGCGTTTGGGCGGCCAATCGATCCAGAACGGCTTGAACAACGTCTGGAACGTTTCGGGCGTCAAGATTGCGAAAAGCAAGCGTGCTCATGCGCAATGACAAAGCATATTTTTGGCTTGCGGCATCTTGCACCACCCAACCATGAGCCGCCAGGGTCGCCAGCAGCCGATGGACGGCACTTGCGGGCATATCAAGGCGACCGGCCAAATCCGACAGTTCCACTGGCTCACTTGCTCCGGCTAGAATCTCCAGCAAGGAAAGGCATCTCGACACCGCCGCGACCGTCATCCGCATCTCCTTCGTCTCAATTCCAAAACGGAATTGATTTCCAATACCATCGCGACCGAGCAAAATCCAGAGCTCTTCGCACTGCGCAACAACCGACCTCTAGGCTATCGCCAGTTCTTGTTGGAGTTGAGGAAGAACCTCGAATAGATCGCCGACCAATCCGTAGTCCGCCACCTGGAAGATCGGTGCGTCGGGATCCTTATTGATGGCTACGATTACTTTCGAGTCTTTCATGCCGGCCAAATGCTGGATCGCTCCGGAAATCCCGACCGCGATATAGAGATCAGGCGCGACAACTTTTCCGGTTTGACCGACCTGCCAGTCGTTAGGAGCGTAACCGGCGTCAACGGCGGCGCGTGACGCACCGATGGCCGCAACCAGTTGATCGGCAACCGGCTCGATCAATCTGTTAAAGTTCTCTGCACTTCCCAGCGAGCGTCCGCCCGAGACAATGACGCGCGCCGATGTCAAATCCGGTCGGCTGCTCTGGGCGATCTCTTCTTGCACGAATCGGGACAATTGAGGATCGGTGGACGCCGAAATCATTTCGATGTTCGCTGCGCCACCCATAGGCACCGGCGGAAACGCGGCTGTTCGCACGGTAATCACCTTCTTCGCGTCGGTTGCCTGAACCATCTGGATCGCATTACCCGCGTAAATGGGCCGCTCGAACGTGTCTTGGGAAATGACACTGATAATGTCTGAAACCTGCATCACATCCAGTCGTGCAGCTATGCGCGGCATGAGGCTTTTGCCGTTACTGGTAGCAGGCGCGACAAAGGCCTCATAGGATGAAGATATAGATAAAACGAGTTCAGTGAGGGGTTCAGCGAGCTGGTGCTCGTAGATATTGTCGTCGGCGAACAGTACCTTGTCCACGCCACGGAGCTTAGCGGCGGCCTCAGCTGCCGCTTGAGCCTGCAAACCCGCCACGAGAATGTGGACGGGGGCTCCGAGAGCACTGGCTGCAGAAAGAGCCCGGCGTGAGGTTTCGTTGAGCTGAGCATTGTCGTGCTCGGCGATAAGCAGCGTGGTCACGTCTCGTTCTCCTTAAAGCAATCCCGGCTCGGTCCGTAGTTTTTCAACCAGTTCGCTGACTGATCCAACTTTGATGCCGCTCTTGCGGGGCGCCGGCTCGGTCGTTTTGAGGATTCTGAGGCGAGGGTTAATGTCGACACCGAGTGCCTCTGGCGATGTCTCCGAAACCAGCTTCTTCTTAGCTTTCATAATACTGGGAAGCGAGGCATAGCGGGGCTGGTTGAGCCGCAAGTCCACCGTGACAACAGCCGGCAGCTTCATCGACAACGTCTGCAGACCGCCATCTACTTCTCGTGTGACCTCTATCAACCGATCCTCGACACGAACATCCGACGCAAAGGTCCCCTGAGGCCACTCAAGCAGGGTGGCCAGCATCTGGCCGGTCTGATTGGAATCGTCATCTATGGCTTGTTTGCCCATGAGCACGAGATCGGGGGTTTCCAGCGCAATCAATCGAGCAAGGATCTTTGCAACGGACAAAGGTTCGACAAAAGCCACTGTTTTGACGTGGATGCCCCGATCAGCACCCATGGCCAGTGCTACACGGATCGTGTCGACAGACTCACTCGGGCCGATGGATACAGCAATGATTTCGGTGGCCTTACCCTGTTCCTTCAGCCGGACAGCTTCCTCTACTGCGATCTCGTCGAAGGGATTCATGGAGGTTTTGATATTGAACAATTCAACGCCGGATCCGTCTCGTTTCACCCGGATCTTCACGTTGAAGTCGACCACGCGCTTTACGCAAACAAGAAGCTTCATCAGTGCGCCTCAGTTCTAGCCATGACTACAAGCAACAGCGGACCGCGGCTCTCTGTGCGTTCCGCTATTGCATCTTCGATATTGCTCAAGAGCCACCACCCACTGGTGACGCGAACACACGATGCCGCCGACCAGCCGGCCTTGAATTTCAGTCCGATAACGCGGGCTTCGCTTGCCTGCACGTCAGGCGGCGAGCAGGCCAGCTCTGACGATGCGTGCACCACTGTCGCCATCGAACAGGTGCGCAAGTCTGGGATCGAAGCCTATTCCGATCTCATCGTCTACATTCACGTCCAGTCGCTCGCGGATGAGGCATGTCAACCTGGCGTGCCCGACATCCGCGATGATTTGAGTCTCCGAGCCAGTCGATTCGACGACGTGCACCCTGGCCTTATACCCTTGCGGATCAATTCGGATATGTTCTGGACGGATCCCGAGTGACACGGGCCGACCGGCATTCCCGCCATGCCCCTCGCCGACACTCCAGATTGTCCCGCTTTCGTCTTTCATACCCGATGGCGACATCGTGCCTTTGATAAAGTTCATTGAGGGCGATCCGATGAAGCTTGCCACAAAGATGTTGGACGGATGGTCATAGAGTTCCAACGGAGCGCCAATCTGTTCGACAATACCATCGTGCATAACGACGATCTTATCGGCCATGGTCATGGCTTCGATCTGGTCATGCGTGACATAGACGATGGTCGTGCCCAGGCGCTGATGGAGCGCCTTAATTTCCGAACGCATCGAAACGCGAAGTTTCGCATCGAGGTTCGACAGCGGTTCGTCGAACAGGAAAACCTTTGGATCACGAACGATCGCCCTCCCCATTGCAACACGCTGGCGCTGACCGCCCGAAAGCTGACGTGGGTAGCGGTCAAGCAGCTTATCGAGCCCGAGAATACCTGCGGCGTTCGATACGCGCTTATCGATGTCGGATTTCTGGGCCCTTTGGAGCCTGAGTGAGAAGCCCATGTTTTCGGCGACCGTCATGTTGGGATAGAGGGCGTAGTTTTGAAACACCATGGCGATGTCACGCTCTTTCGGGGAAACGTCATTGACCACCTTCTCGCCAATCCGGATTTCGCCCGAGGTGATGCTCT is a genomic window containing:
- a CDS encoding IclR family transcriptional regulator — translated: MTVAAVSRCLSLLEILAGASEPVELSDLAGRLDMPASAVHRLLATLAAHGWVVQDAASQKYALSLRMSTLAFRNLDARNVPDVVQAVLDRLAAQTREYCRLAILEGQDLVWVARAQGAVNGLKYDPDMGQEIILHATANGKAWLATLPEEEALSIAYSRGFGGRRRLGPNSARNVDELRVRLSETRERGFATSLEEAEAGTAAIAVPFRASADSDAQVAGTISVAGPLVRITEDRWEELANALHRAAAEISEIWPLRSRQRDASRPRLREMS
- a CDS encoding electron transfer flavoprotein subunit alpha/FixB family protein, with amino-acid sequence MTTLLIAEHDNAQLNETSRRALSAASALGAPVHILVAGLQAQAAAEAAAKLRGVDKVLFADDNIYEHQLAEPLTELVLSISSSYEAFVAPATSNGKSLMPRIAARLDVMQVSDIISVISQDTFERPIYAGNAIQMVQATDAKKVITVRTAAFPPVPMGGAANIEMISASTDPQLSRFVQEEIAQSSRPDLTSARVIVSGGRSLGSAENFNRLIEPVADQLVAAIGASRAAVDAGYAPNDWQVGQTGKVVAPDLYIAVGISGAIQHLAGMKDSKVIVAINKDPDAPIFQVADYGLVGDLFEVLPQLQQELAIA
- a CDS encoding electron transfer flavoprotein subunit beta/FixA family protein, translated to MKLLVCVKRVVDFNVKIRVKRDGSGVELFNIKTSMNPFDEIAVEEAVRLKEQGKATEIIAVSIGPSESVDTIRVALAMGADRGIHVKTVAFVEPLSVAKILARLIALETPDLVLMGKQAIDDDSNQTGQMLATLLEWPQGTFASDVRVEDRLIEVTREVDGGLQTLSMKLPAVVTVDLRLNQPRYASLPSIMKAKKKLVSETSPEALGVDINPRLRILKTTEPAPRKSGIKVGSVSELVEKLRTEPGLL
- a CDS encoding ABC transporter ATP-binding protein codes for the protein MANLKIANLRKAYGAHRVIHGVDIDIAEGEFVILVGPSGCGKSTLLRMIAGLESITSGEIRIGEKVVNDVSPKERDIAMVFQNYALYPNMTVAENMGFSLRLQRAQKSDIDKRVSNAAGILGLDKLLDRYPRQLSGGQRQRVAMGRAIVRDPKVFLFDEPLSNLDAKLRVSMRSEIKALHQRLGTTIVYVTHDQIEAMTMADKIVVMHDGIVEQIGAPLELYDHPSNIFVASFIGSPSMNFIKGTMSPSGMKDESGTIWSVGEGHGGNAGRPVSLGIRPEHIRIDPQGYKARVHVVESTGSETQIIADVGHARLTCLIRERLDVNVDDEIGIGFDPRLAHLFDGDSGARIVRAGLLAA